GAGGCGTTAAACGATCCTGAAGTTCGAAAAGAATATGAGACACTCAAGCCAGACTATGAACTCCGGAAGAGATTAATTGAATTACGACTTCAGGCAGGCTTAACCCAGGAAGAATTAGCGAAGAGATTACATACTCAGAAAAGCAATATTTCCAGGATAGAGAATGTGAATACAAAGAACTCGCCGCGTCTTTCTACGATAGAAAATTATGCGCGTGCAGTTGGATATAA
This DNA window, taken from Sediminispirochaeta bajacaliforniensis DSM 16054, encodes the following:
- a CDS encoding helix-turn-helix domain-containing protein, translating into MMETVSFNDFKKEALNDPEVRKEYETLKPDYELRKRLIELRLQAGLTQEELAKRLHTQKSNISRIENVNTKNSPRLSTIENYARAVGYNIKIDFIPTT